From Herbiconiux flava, one genomic window encodes:
- a CDS encoding LLM class flavin-dependent oxidoreductase — MPASGTPLKRLGFLTIGLFDPADPAGGHETTLRILERGEELGFDSAWLRQRHLQHGISSPTAVLAAASQRTSRIELGTAVIPIGAENPFRLAEDLATVDVLTRGRLNPGFSAGVPMNLDHYRDAIYPHTSEQEDFGYERLLRFRDFVRGDVVSDFSGRQGIEEFADTVQPHAAGLVDRLWYGGGSSRSASWAGENGFHFLTSSVVQGEEGDDFATNQRAQILAYRAAHPLAGAARVSQGLVVIPTDSASASQRARYEAYAASRAGRVGVPMGPRRMLFAADLVGTSAELADVLHADPAFQLVDEVAFALPFSFEPDDYAQILTDMAERLGPALGWEPAAR, encoded by the coding sequence ATGCCCGCATCCGGAACCCCGCTGAAGCGTCTCGGCTTCCTCACCATCGGACTGTTCGACCCCGCCGACCCGGCGGGCGGGCACGAGACCACGCTGCGCATCCTCGAGCGCGGCGAGGAGCTCGGCTTCGACAGCGCGTGGCTTCGGCAGCGGCACCTGCAGCACGGCATCTCCTCCCCCACCGCGGTGCTGGCCGCCGCCTCGCAGCGCACCAGCCGCATCGAGCTCGGCACGGCGGTCATCCCGATCGGTGCCGAGAACCCGTTCCGGCTCGCCGAAGACCTGGCCACCGTCGACGTGCTGACCCGGGGCCGGCTGAACCCGGGCTTCTCGGCGGGCGTGCCGATGAACCTCGACCACTACCGCGACGCGATCTACCCGCACACGAGCGAGCAGGAGGACTTCGGCTACGAGCGGCTGCTGCGCTTCCGCGACTTCGTGCGGGGTGACGTGGTCAGCGACTTCTCGGGCCGCCAGGGCATCGAGGAGTTCGCCGACACCGTGCAGCCGCACGCCGCGGGGCTCGTCGACCGGCTCTGGTACGGCGGGGGCAGCAGCCGCTCGGCGTCCTGGGCGGGCGAGAACGGCTTCCACTTCCTCACCTCGAGCGTGGTGCAGGGCGAGGAGGGCGACGACTTCGCCACGAACCAGCGTGCGCAGATCCTCGCGTACCGGGCCGCGCATCCGCTCGCCGGGGCCGCGCGGGTCTCGCAGGGGCTCGTCGTCATCCCCACCGACTCGGCGAGCGCGTCGCAGCGGGCGCGCTACGAGGCCTACGCCGCGAGCCGGGCGGGGCGGGTGGGCGTGCCGATGGGCCCTAGGCGGATGCTCTTCGCCGCCGATCTGGTCGGCACCTCCGCCGAGCTCGCCGACGTGCTGCACGCCGACCCGGCCTTCCAGCTGGTCGACGAGGTGGCGTTCGCGCTGCCGTTCTCGTTCGAGCCCGACGACTACGCGCAGATCCTCACCGACATGGCGGAACGGCTGGGGCCGGCACTGGGGTGGGAGCCCGCGGCGCGGTAG
- a CDS encoding glycosyltransferase: protein MTLLIISPDYASHLLPLATLGTAWQAAGERVVVATGPATDAIVRSFGFERVELQLGKGSNPGVIRAEEQPEGEDDALRGFFDATRRGMVAALSFQASARLSDLMWEPVRTARRVQEVVAAVAPDRILVDHLAFSARLALVAAGIPHVDVVLGHPSALPVPGSGEVYGFPPAWPDVFSSSLLPSELSELRALCEQVDANFTAEWNAALQELDPSAPPTSSAFEEHGETLLFNYPVELAGAGRRARYPASSFIGSAVRSEDADEVAAVEAWIASSAEPIVYVSFGSFLSVRDDVLARVVAALRSLAASTPLRVALAVGSADRAVLGELPSSWLVREFLPQVALLGAAAAAVTHGGNNSVTEAMTAGVPLLVLPFSTDQFAGAAALVDAGFAQALDPNAATPSALAAALAALLPLAPEAAARLAALSASLRATPGPARALAAASAAPPLAP from the coding sequence GTGACCCTGCTGATCATCAGCCCCGACTACGCCTCGCACCTGCTGCCGCTCGCGACCCTGGGCACGGCGTGGCAGGCGGCCGGCGAGCGGGTCGTCGTGGCGACCGGGCCGGCGACCGATGCGATCGTGCGCTCGTTCGGCTTCGAGCGCGTCGAGCTGCAGCTGGGCAAGGGCTCGAACCCCGGGGTCATCCGGGCGGAGGAGCAGCCCGAGGGGGAGGACGACGCGCTGCGCGGCTTCTTCGACGCGACCCGGCGCGGGATGGTCGCGGCGCTGTCGTTCCAGGCCTCGGCGCGGCTGTCGGATCTGATGTGGGAGCCGGTGCGCACGGCGCGGCGGGTGCAGGAGGTGGTCGCGGCCGTGGCGCCGGACCGCATCCTCGTCGACCACCTCGCGTTCAGCGCCCGGCTGGCGTTGGTGGCGGCCGGGATCCCGCACGTGGACGTCGTGCTCGGGCATCCCTCGGCCCTGCCGGTGCCCGGATCGGGGGAGGTGTACGGGTTCCCGCCGGCGTGGCCCGACGTGTTCTCGTCGTCGCTGCTGCCGTCGGAGCTCTCGGAGCTTCGCGCGCTCTGCGAGCAGGTCGACGCGAACTTCACCGCCGAGTGGAACGCCGCGCTGCAGGAGCTCGACCCCTCGGCGCCGCCTACGTCGAGCGCCTTCGAGGAGCACGGCGAGACGCTGCTGTTCAACTACCCCGTCGAGCTCGCGGGCGCCGGGCGCCGCGCCCGCTACCCGGCCTCGTCGTTCATCGGTTCGGCGGTGCGGTCGGAGGACGCGGACGAGGTGGCGGCGGTGGAGGCGTGGATCGCCTCGTCGGCCGAGCCGATCGTGTACGTCAGCTTCGGCAGCTTCCTCTCGGTGCGCGACGACGTGCTGGCGCGGGTGGTCGCGGCGCTGCGCTCGCTCGCCGCCAGCACCCCGCTGCGGGTCGCGCTCGCCGTCGGCTCGGCCGACCGCGCGGTGCTCGGCGAGCTGCCGTCGTCGTGGCTGGTGCGGGAGTTCCTGCCGCAGGTCGCGCTGCTCGGGGCTGCCGCGGCCGCCGTGACGCACGGGGGCAACAACAGCGTCACCGAGGCGATGACCGCGGGCGTGCCGCTTCTCGTGCTGCCGTTCTCGACCGACCAGTTCGCGGGGGCCGCCGCCCTCGTCGACGCGGGGTTCGCGCAGGCGCTCGACCCGAACGCGGCGACGCCGTCCGCGCTCGCGGCGGCGCTCGCCGCGCTGCTGCCGCTCGCGCCCGAGGCCGCCGCGCGCCTGGCGGCGCTGTCGGCGTCGCTGCGCGCGACGCCGGGGCCGGCGCGGGCGCTGGCGGCAGCATCCGCCGCCCCGCCCCTCGCGCCGTAG
- a CDS encoding glycosyltransferase, with translation MGIQTSLDAVRDAEHIVDALRLADDLAFEANRDPGVRTIRILTAALRDDDQLVAIAATHALAQVFDEQADRALSQLLSSERTFLREHAAWAIGSRIPRLDAIGRLIAMVVEGGFGGMLAQRTLEQWAFPTPEHIAIGLEGALLGVRASEERYRLVETLGLVRGPIATRPLLGIAADEGEDEQVRVAAVSALGQRRDEAATAEIRAFLDGLTAGGGYLADVARLALVDLAGGTAVRDEPHDDLTVAQLFLHADIDADLSHAGSGDNGGIATLLVRLGDALVDETSERRVERVITMSRGSVQGAVESVASIRATTEGHVYGRIPLLSEPVNSASAWPLRVAARRGIRRMLRAAGGVDLLHLRMADVGSLAAADVARELDVPVVFTVAPDPHAVIRSMDLAGQLTRANFGEVDENEHFWFRTRLVQRLASNAAHSVLFPRPQLEKDMRELVGIDVTSHPERHTVVPEGIDLGVVDRGVAEAAALASGLPASPALAELTALLEGLPDARRGLPLLVSVGRFHRVKGMASIVDAWATGPLRDEANLLLIGGDLESPSVDEQEQLALMDALVPASHRLERGLLLPGHRPNDTVARWVAAARFGVPGLAAPRGVYVCGSVKEEFGIALLEAMASGLLVVAPDGGGPATYVERGVTGILTQTWNVSSLALAMWEAFALAQSGTNPGQPEASRATVERSFTVEAMADALVGVYDGVHVEYSAAGVA, from the coding sequence ATGGGAATCCAGACTTCGCTGGACGCCGTCCGCGACGCCGAGCACATCGTCGATGCGCTGCGCCTGGCCGACGACCTGGCCTTCGAGGCCAACCGCGACCCCGGCGTGCGCACCATCCGCATCCTCACCGCCGCCCTCCGCGACGACGACCAGCTCGTCGCCATCGCCGCGACGCACGCGCTCGCGCAGGTCTTCGACGAGCAGGCCGACCGGGCGCTGTCGCAGCTGCTCTCGAGCGAGCGCACCTTCCTGCGTGAGCACGCGGCGTGGGCGATCGGCTCCCGCATCCCGCGGCTCGACGCCATCGGCCGGCTGATCGCCATGGTCGTCGAGGGCGGCTTCGGCGGGATGCTCGCCCAGCGCACCCTCGAGCAGTGGGCGTTCCCCACGCCCGAGCACATCGCGATCGGTCTCGAGGGGGCGCTGCTCGGCGTGCGGGCGAGCGAGGAGCGCTACCGCCTCGTCGAGACGCTCGGCCTCGTGCGCGGGCCCATCGCCACCCGGCCGCTCCTCGGCATCGCCGCCGACGAGGGGGAGGACGAGCAGGTGCGCGTCGCCGCCGTCTCCGCGCTCGGGCAGCGCCGCGACGAGGCCGCGACGGCCGAGATCCGCGCCTTCCTCGACGGGCTGACCGCGGGCGGGGGCTACCTCGCCGACGTGGCGCGGCTCGCCCTCGTCGATCTCGCGGGCGGAACGGCCGTGCGCGACGAGCCGCACGACGACCTCACGGTGGCCCAGCTCTTCCTGCACGCCGACATCGACGCCGACCTCAGCCACGCCGGCTCGGGCGACAACGGCGGCATCGCGACCCTGCTCGTGCGCCTCGGCGACGCCCTCGTCGACGAGACCTCGGAGCGGCGGGTCGAGCGGGTCATCACGATGTCGCGCGGCTCGGTGCAGGGCGCGGTCGAGAGCGTGGCGTCCATCCGGGCGACCACCGAGGGGCACGTCTACGGCCGCATCCCGCTGCTCAGCGAGCCCGTGAACAGCGCCTCGGCGTGGCCGCTGCGGGTCGCGGCCCGGCGGGGCATCCGTCGCATGCTGCGTGCCGCCGGCGGGGTCGACCTGCTGCACCTGCGGATGGCCGACGTGGGCTCGCTCGCCGCCGCCGACGTGGCGCGCGAGCTCGACGTGCCCGTGGTGTTCACCGTCGCGCCCGACCCGCACGCGGTCATCCGCTCGATGGACCTCGCCGGCCAGCTGACCCGCGCCAACTTCGGCGAGGTCGACGAGAACGAGCACTTCTGGTTCCGCACCCGGCTGGTGCAGCGGCTCGCCTCGAACGCCGCGCACAGCGTGCTCTTCCCACGCCCGCAGCTCGAGAAGGACATGCGCGAGCTCGTCGGCATCGACGTCACCTCCCACCCCGAGCGCCACACGGTCGTGCCCGAGGGCATCGACCTCGGAGTCGTCGACCGCGGGGTCGCCGAGGCCGCGGCGCTCGCCTCCGGTCTGCCGGCGTCGCCCGCGCTGGCCGAGCTCACGGCGCTGCTCGAGGGGCTTCCGGATGCGCGGCGGGGCCTGCCCCTGCTGGTGAGCGTCGGGCGGTTCCACCGGGTGAAGGGCATGGCCTCGATCGTCGACGCGTGGGCCACCGGCCCGCTGCGTGACGAGGCGAACCTGCTGCTGATCGGCGGCGACCTCGAGAGCCCGTCGGTCGACGAGCAGGAGCAGCTGGCGCTGATGGACGCGCTCGTGCCCGCCTCCCACCGCTTGGAGCGCGGGCTGCTGCTGCCCGGGCACCGACCGAACGACACGGTGGCCCGCTGGGTCGCGGCGGCGCGCTTCGGCGTTCCGGGGCTCGCCGCACCGCGCGGCGTCTACGTCTGCGGCAGCGTGAAGGAGGAGTTCGGCATCGCGCTCCTCGAGGCCATGGCCTCGGGGCTGCTCGTCGTCGCGCCCGACGGCGGTGGGCCGGCGACCTACGTGGAACGCGGGGTCACGGGCATCCTGACGCAGACCTGGAACGTGTCGTCGCTGGCGCTCGCGATGTGGGAGGCGTTCGCGCTGGCGCAGTCGGGCACGAACCCGGGCCAGCCCGAGGCGTCGCGCGCGACCGTCGAGCGGAGCTTCACGGTCGAGGCGATGGCGGATGCGCTGGTCGGCGTCTACGACGGCGTCCACGTCGAGTACTCGGCGGCGGGCGTCGCGTGA
- a CDS encoding polysaccharide pyruvyl transferase family protein has translation MRLVLIGDVGVVDDMIHIGDEAMFDEALHQLRQRGATAVTAISADPAETASRYGVDAVARIGFSAGATLDRAADGERMRRVVDTARGQGGLLAPGDPALTVIDAVRRSDGVLVCGGGNMASTWPLHIFERATLGAVAQALGRPLVVSGQTIGPELTASDGSLVASLLSSTAVTGLREPSSYALCRDLGVPEELLRATVDDASFVGDRASVAAPALADPYCAVTFSTHLNGASRDLFADSAARLLDEVALSTGLAIVFVAHFGSLLADEVRGDSVLHQAVAERMRVPSSAVVPPDSVSAAGLARQASLVLTSRYHPAVFAVSGGVPTVGIAVDEYTTVKLTGALGNLGQDAVLQLDEVLDGTGSAASRVAADRVAAVWGDRAGIRSRGLARAEAARASSAAWWDELAALFTP, from the coding sequence ATGCGTCTCGTCCTGATCGGAGACGTCGGCGTCGTCGACGACATGATCCACATCGGCGACGAGGCGATGTTCGACGAGGCGCTGCACCAGCTGCGGCAGCGCGGTGCGACCGCGGTCACCGCGATCTCGGCCGACCCCGCCGAGACCGCCTCGCGCTACGGTGTCGACGCGGTCGCGCGCATCGGCTTCAGCGCGGGGGCTACGCTCGACCGGGCCGCCGACGGCGAGCGGATGCGCCGGGTCGTCGACACGGCCCGCGGGCAGGGCGGCCTCCTGGCCCCAGGCGATCCCGCCCTCACCGTCATCGACGCCGTGCGCAGGAGCGACGGCGTGCTGGTCTGCGGCGGCGGCAACATGGCCTCGACCTGGCCGCTGCACATCTTCGAGCGGGCCACGCTCGGCGCCGTGGCCCAGGCGCTCGGCCGGCCGCTGGTGGTGAGCGGGCAGACGATCGGGCCCGAGCTGACGGCCTCCGACGGTTCGCTGGTGGCGTCGCTGCTGTCGTCCACGGCCGTGACCGGGCTGCGGGAACCGTCGTCGTACGCGCTCTGCCGGGATCTCGGGGTGCCCGAGGAGCTGCTGCGCGCGACCGTCGACGACGCGAGCTTCGTGGGGGATCGGGCATCCGTCGCCGCCCCCGCTCTCGCCGACCCGTACTGCGCGGTGACCTTCTCGACCCACCTGAACGGCGCCTCCCGCGACCTGTTCGCCGACTCCGCGGCCCGGCTGCTCGACGAGGTCGCGCTGTCGACGGGTCTCGCGATCGTGTTCGTCGCCCACTTCGGCAGCCTTCTGGCCGACGAGGTGCGCGGCGACTCGGTGCTGCACCAGGCGGTGGCCGAGCGGATGCGCGTGCCATCCTCGGCCGTCGTGCCGCCCGACTCGGTATCCGCCGCCGGCCTCGCGCGCCAGGCCTCGCTCGTGCTGACGAGCCGCTATCACCCCGCCGTCTTCGCGGTCTCGGGCGGGGTGCCGACCGTCGGCATCGCGGTCGACGAGTACACGACCGTGAAGCTGACCGGGGCGCTCGGCAACCTCGGGCAGGACGCCGTGCTGCAGCTCGACGAGGTGCTCGACGGGACGGGTTCCGCCGCCTCGCGGGTGGCTGCCGACCGGGTGGCCGCCGTGTGGGGCGACCGCGCGGGCATCCGCTCGCGCGGCCTCGCCCGGGCGGAGGCCGCCCGCGCGTCGTCGGCCGCGTGGTGGGACGAGCTCGCGGCCCTCTTCACGCCCTGA